A portion of the Edaphobacter bradus genome contains these proteins:
- the purQ gene encoding phosphoribosylformylglycinamidine synthase subunit PurQ — protein sequence MKFGVLVFPGSNCDHDTYHVIDALAKQPVTFLWHASEELEGCDAILVPGGFAYGDYLRTGAIAKFAPVMQSVAKFAKNGGLVLGICNGFQILCEAGLLPGALMRNAGQHYICKQVHLRTETTDSPFTHALTKGQVLQMPIGHMEGNYFCDQETLAKLKSKDRIVFRYATSAGEITASANPNGSLENIAGVLNEGRNVLGMMPHPDRSSEALLGSADGFLLFKAMADSLAAAP from the coding sequence ATGAAATTCGGCGTACTGGTCTTTCCAGGCTCCAATTGCGATCACGATACCTATCATGTGATCGATGCGCTGGCGAAGCAGCCGGTTACGTTCCTGTGGCACGCGTCGGAAGAGCTTGAAGGCTGCGATGCAATCCTCGTTCCCGGCGGCTTTGCCTACGGGGACTACCTCCGGACGGGAGCAATTGCGAAGTTTGCACCAGTCATGCAGTCAGTTGCGAAGTTCGCAAAGAATGGCGGCCTGGTGCTCGGAATCTGTAACGGCTTCCAGATTCTGTGCGAGGCAGGGCTGTTGCCGGGAGCGCTGATGCGCAACGCCGGTCAACACTACATCTGCAAACAGGTTCATCTGCGCACGGAGACAACAGACTCTCCCTTCACACATGCCCTCACAAAGGGCCAGGTACTGCAGATGCCGATCGGACACATGGAAGGCAATTACTTCTGTGACCAGGAGACGCTCGCAAAGCTGAAATCCAAGGATCGCATCGTCTTCCGGTATGCCACTTCTGCCGGCGAGATAACCGCCTCCGCCAATCCGAACGGATCGCTTGAGAACATCGCCGGTGTGCTCAACGAGGGACGCAATGTACTTGGGATGATGCCGCATCCGGACCGCTCGAGCGAGGCCCTTCTTGGTTCAGCCGACGGATTTCTGCTCTTCAAAGCGATGGCAGATTCGCTGGCCGCAGCCCCATAG
- a CDS encoding tyrosine-protein phosphatase — MIDIHHHLLWGLDDGAATLETSLAMARMAAADGITHVVCSPHSNGQYVYQPAVIDKKIAELQHQINQEGLNLKLGRGCDFHLSYDNIQEAKADPARFSINGLGYLLAEIPDYGLSPSLTEVFYQLQIDGLSPILTHPERNATLQEDASRLVDWLRGGVLIQITAGSVMGRMGKKAERMAHELLAKRWVHFLATDAHNITSRPPKMREVFELVAQQYGPDYAHLLCVSNPLAAFLGKPLPGQLEPLGLYDDMKPKRWWQRLTWG, encoded by the coding sequence ATGATTGATATTCACCACCATCTTCTGTGGGGGCTGGATGATGGCGCCGCCACTCTTGAGACCTCGCTGGCCATGGCGCGGATGGCCGCTGCCGATGGCATTACGCATGTCGTCTGCTCGCCCCACTCGAATGGACAGTATGTGTATCAACCAGCGGTTATCGACAAGAAGATTGCAGAGTTGCAGCATCAGATCAATCAGGAAGGATTGAATCTGAAGCTGGGCCGAGGATGCGACTTCCACCTCTCGTATGACAACATCCAGGAGGCGAAGGCCGACCCCGCACGGTTCAGCATCAACGGGCTGGGCTACCTCCTAGCCGAGATTCCGGACTACGGGCTTTCGCCCTCGTTGACCGAGGTCTTCTATCAGTTGCAGATTGACGGACTGTCGCCGATCCTGACCCACCCTGAGCGGAACGCGACACTGCAGGAAGACGCCTCGCGACTGGTGGATTGGCTGCGCGGCGGCGTCCTAATCCAGATCACTGCGGGTTCGGTCATGGGCCGCATGGGCAAGAAAGCCGAGAGGATGGCGCACGAACTGCTCGCGAAACGCTGGGTGCACTTCCTGGCGACAGATGCCCACAACATAACGTCGCGGCCGCCGAAGATGCGAGAGGTCTTTGAGCTTGTCGCGCAGCAGTACGGGCCGGACTACGCACATCTGCTCTGTGTGTCGAATCCGCTGGCGGCCTTTCTCGGAAAGCCCCTGCCGGGTCAGCTTGAGCCCTTGGGGCTTTACGACGACATGAAGCCGAAGCGATGGTGGCAGCGGCTGACCTGGGGATAA
- a CDS encoding SDR family NAD(P)-dependent oxidoreductase, producing MTRALAGKTALVTGAAKRIGRSIALALAANGADVAITYLGSQAEAEQTVRDLAANDVDAFAVRCDLRDSQSIEQSVAAVVEEMGRLDILVNNAGVFESAALEQITVEQWDAMFATNTRAPFLVARAAYPYLRAASGRIINIGSLGGSHPWVTHAHYCTSKAALHMLSQTMAKAWAPEISVNCIAPGMIVQDEIEEAYRHYAERTPMKRNGTADDVAAAAVFFATAPAFITGQLLTVDGGLGL from the coding sequence ATGACGAGAGCTCTGGCAGGGAAGACCGCGCTTGTCACAGGAGCGGCGAAACGCATTGGCCGCTCCATCGCACTTGCTCTCGCCGCCAACGGCGCCGATGTAGCCATCACCTATCTGGGCTCGCAGGCGGAGGCTGAGCAGACCGTTCGCGATCTTGCCGCCAACGACGTAGACGCCTTCGCTGTTCGCTGCGATCTCCGCGACTCCCAGTCAATTGAGCAGTCGGTCGCTGCTGTTGTCGAGGAGATGGGCCGGCTCGATATTCTGGTCAACAACGCCGGCGTCTTCGAGTCTGCGGCGCTCGAGCAGATTACAGTGGAACAGTGGGACGCCATGTTCGCCACGAACACGCGTGCTCCATTCCTTGTTGCCCGTGCTGCCTACCCGTACCTTCGAGCTGCATCCGGACGGATCATCAACATCGGCTCACTTGGCGGCTCCCACCCCTGGGTTACGCACGCCCACTACTGCACCTCGAAGGCTGCGCTGCACATGCTGTCGCAGACGATGGCCAAGGCATGGGCTCCCGAGATCAGCGTCAACTGCATCGCCCCGGGCATGATTGTGCAGGATGAGATCGAAGAAGCCTACCGCCACTATGCGGAGAGGACTCCGATGAAGCGCAACGGAACCGCGGACGATGTCGCAGCGGCGGCAGTGTTCTTCGCTACTGCTCCCGCCTTCATCACAGGGCAGCTTCTCACTGTAGATGGCGGCCTTGGGCTCTAA
- a CDS encoding co-chaperone GroES, giving the protein MAKTSFTPLHDRILVQRVEEGESVRGGIIIPDSAKEKPQQGKVISVGKGKSNDEGKVFPLDVKAGDNILFGKYSGTEIKLDGEEYLIMREEEVLGVLK; this is encoded by the coding sequence ATGGCGAAGACATCGTTTACACCGCTTCACGACCGCATTCTGGTTCAGCGCGTCGAGGAGGGCGAGAGCGTCCGTGGCGGCATCATCATTCCCGACTCGGCGAAGGAGAAGCCGCAGCAGGGCAAAGTGATCTCGGTCGGTAAGGGGAAGTCTAACGACGAGGGCAAGGTGTTCCCTCTCGACGTCAAGGCTGGTGACAACATTCTCTTCGGCAAGTACTCCGGCACAGAGATCAAGCTCGACGGCGAGGAGTACCTGATCATGCGCGAGGAAGAGGTCCTCGGCGTTCTCAAGTAA
- the groL gene encoding chaperonin GroEL (60 kDa chaperone family; promotes refolding of misfolded polypeptides especially under stressful conditions; forms two stacked rings of heptamers to form a barrel-shaped 14mer; ends can be capped by GroES; misfolded proteins enter the barrel where they are refolded when GroES binds), which translates to MAKQILHGEDSRQAILRGVNTLADAVKVTLGPKGRNVVIEKKFGSPTITKDGVTVAKEIELGNGLENMGAQMVKEVASKTSDVAGDGTTTATVLAQAIYREGVKTVAAGANPMALKRGIDKAVEAIIGKRDENGASVGGALSKLSKPVSGDMIAQVGTISANADAQIGTIIAEAMKKVGKDGVITVEESRTMETQLEVVEGMQFDRGYLSPYFVTDAERMEAALENPYILIYEKKISSMKDLLPLLESIARTAKPLIIIAEDVDGEALATLVVNKLRGTLNVAAVKAPGFGDRRKAMLQDIAILTGGKAITEDLGIKLEGVKIEDLGTAKRVTIDKDNTTIVDGGGKDSEIEGRVKEIRAQVEKTTSDYDREKLQERLAKLVGGVAVIKVGAATETEMKEKKARVEDAMHATRAAVEEGIVPGGGVALVRTATAVDDVLKSLDGDEKIGASIIRRALEEPLRMIVLNTGAEGAVVIGKILESKEANFGYNAATGVYEDLVKAGVIDPTKVTRTALQNAASIAGLMLTTEAMISEIPEKKEAPAGGHNHGGMDGMY; encoded by the coding sequence ATGGCAAAGCAGATTCTGCATGGAGAAGATTCGCGTCAGGCGATTTTGCGTGGAGTGAACACGCTGGCCGACGCTGTGAAGGTGACGCTCGGTCCCAAAGGCCGCAACGTCGTTATCGAGAAGAAGTTTGGCTCGCCCACGATCACCAAGGACGGCGTGACTGTAGCCAAGGAGATCGAGCTGGGCAATGGCCTCGAGAACATGGGCGCGCAGATGGTGAAGGAAGTCGCATCGAAGACCTCCGACGTGGCCGGCGACGGCACCACCACCGCAACCGTGCTTGCACAGGCGATCTACCGCGAGGGCGTCAAGACCGTTGCCGCCGGCGCGAACCCGATGGCGCTGAAGCGCGGCATCGACAAGGCCGTTGAGGCAATCATTGGCAAGCGTGACGAGAACGGCGCTTCCGTTGGCGGCGCTCTGAGCAAGCTGTCGAAGCCGGTCTCGGGCGACATGATTGCTCAGGTGGGAACCATCTCAGCCAACGCGGACGCGCAGATCGGCACCATCATCGCCGAAGCGATGAAGAAGGTCGGCAAGGATGGCGTCATCACCGTTGAAGAGTCCCGCACGATGGAGACGCAGCTCGAGGTCGTCGAAGGTATGCAGTTCGACCGCGGCTATCTCTCGCCCTACTTCGTAACCGACGCGGAGCGCATGGAAGCTGCTCTCGAGAACCCCTACATCCTGATCTACGAGAAGAAGATTTCGTCGATGAAGGACCTGCTGCCGCTGCTCGAGTCGATCGCCCGCACCGCGAAGCCACTCATCATCATCGCTGAGGACGTGGACGGCGAGGCTCTGGCGACGCTCGTGGTCAACAAGCTGCGCGGGACGTTGAATGTTGCTGCGGTCAAGGCCCCTGGCTTCGGCGACCGCCGCAAGGCGATGCTGCAGGACATCGCGATCCTGACCGGCGGCAAGGCGATCACTGAGGACCTCGGCATAAAGCTCGAGGGCGTCAAGATCGAGGACCTGGGCACCGCGAAGCGCGTGACGATCGACAAGGACAACACGACCATCGTCGACGGTGGCGGCAAGGACTCCGAGATCGAGGGCCGCGTGAAGGAGATTCGCGCCCAGGTCGAGAAGACCACCTCCGACTACGACCGCGAGAAGCTGCAGGAGCGGCTTGCCAAGCTGGTTGGCGGCGTCGCCGTCATCAAGGTCGGCGCTGCGACTGAGACCGAGATGAAGGAGAAGAAGGCCCGCGTTGAGGACGCTATGCACGCGACCCGCGCTGCGGTTGAGGAAGGCATCGTTCCGGGCGGTGGCGTTGCGCTGGTTCGCACGGCTACTGCTGTAGATGACGTGCTCAAGAGCCTCGATGGCGACGAGAAGATCGGTGCATCGATCATCCGCCGCGCACTCGAGGAGCCGCTGCGCATGATCGTCTTGAACACAGGCGCGGAGGGCGCGGTTGTGATCGGCAAGATCCTTGAATCGAAGGAGGCCAACTTCGGCTACAACGCCGCAACTGGCGTCTACGAGGACCTGGTGAAGGCCGGCGTTATCGACCCGACCAAGGTTACGCGCACGGCGCTGCAGAACGCGGCTTCGATCGCTGGCCTGATGCTGACCACCGAGGCCATGATCTCGGAGATTCCTGAGAAGAAGGAAGCTCCGGCTGGCGGGCACAACCACGGCGGAATGGACGGCATGTACTAA
- a CDS encoding vWA domain-containing protein — MTRYLLATLLLAAPDLSAQREGPTPTQTLISLDSKTPQTPTTQNLSIKVNNHDAQISSVVPISPNGAQIALLIDDGLRESVGRNLGDLKTFITSLPPGTEIFIGYMENGRVQPAQEFTTDYAAAANSLRVPLGSPGISASPYFCLSDFAKRWPAPAAGEGHKARFVMMITNGVDPYNGSTSITNQNSPYVDAAITDAQRAGIAVYSIYYADAGFRGQRGSFSGQSYLSLVAEGTGGQAYFEGLGNPVSMAPFLNEFRKAIAETWIATFPAPGNKELVPIKVSTKLSGTKVRAPEQVRPGNTVLSE; from the coding sequence ATGACCCGATATTTGCTTGCAACCCTCCTCCTCGCCGCTCCGGATCTCTCCGCGCAGCGGGAGGGGCCGACTCCAACCCAGACCCTGATCTCGCTCGACTCGAAGACGCCTCAGACGCCTACAACACAGAACCTCAGTATCAAGGTCAACAACCACGACGCGCAGATCTCCTCCGTCGTCCCAATTTCTCCCAACGGAGCCCAGATCGCGCTCCTTATCGACGACGGTCTCCGCGAGTCCGTAGGCCGCAATCTCGGCGACCTGAAAACCTTCATCACCTCACTGCCGCCCGGAACCGAGATATTCATCGGCTACATGGAGAACGGCCGTGTCCAGCCCGCACAGGAGTTCACCACCGACTACGCCGCCGCAGCCAACAGCCTGCGCGTCCCCCTCGGTTCACCAGGCATAAGCGCTAGCCCCTACTTCTGCCTCTCCGACTTCGCCAAAAGGTGGCCTGCACCTGCGGCGGGCGAAGGACACAAAGCACGCTTCGTCATGATGATCACCAACGGAGTCGATCCGTACAACGGCAGCACTAGCATCACCAACCAGAACAGCCCCTACGTCGACGCAGCCATCACTGACGCTCAGCGCGCCGGCATCGCCGTCTACTCCATCTACTATGCCGACGCCGGCTTCCGTGGCCAGCGAGGAAGCTTCAGCGGCCAGAGCTACCTCTCGCTGGTAGCCGAGGGCACCGGCGGCCAGGCCTACTTTGAGGGCTTGGGAAACCCCGTCTCCATGGCACCCTTCCTCAACGAGTTCCGCAAAGCCATCGCCGAAACCTGGATCGCCACCTTTCCGGCTCCCGGCAACAAGGAACTCGTGCCCATCAAGGTTTCAACAAAGTTGAGTGGCACCAAGGTCCGCGCCCCTGAACAGGTCCGGCCCGGAAACACTGTCCTCTCTGAGTAG
- a CDS encoding TonB-dependent receptor, which translates to MPTTMCRIAAVPSRLKSLLALTLLIAAIPAKAVVVRGTVSDPLGAVIPAARVQLIAGTTVAASAVTGPDGSFEIRSTASGRFVLLTSAAGFALGIGQDFYGGRTDIVTRRVTLEIATVTARVTVTATGIPTPLQQASSAISLIPSADLATRVGIVDDLRQSPGQVAVQSGQYGGVASLFVRGGNSDANKVLVDGITSEDVGGRFDFGTVSSTALSDIEIYRGPDSVLYGSDAGASVVNLATPRGSSLRPVVNYSGDAGNFSTYRNEVALSGAHSRLDYYAAFSRFDTSNALPLDKYHSGTAAANIGYNFTGNTQLRFTIRNADSATGVPSAHDFFGISAAGKQGDQDTYSGATLENRHNKWHNLVRYGIARKREQLTQFYPVGEPITAFGFTTWFGNTVTIRGANGYSATGRAAINYGSRDTYPQAQSDDQASNRDELYFQSDYTFSPHFIALLGFRYEDERGSFNDPGFFEFDKIQRTNFEYTLQFQGDIKNRLFYSLGGAIERNNLYGTAGTPRFGLAWVPVRPGPRLLHGTKLRANAATGVQEPSLSIQFTSLYQQLLNTQGGSALIAAYNVRPIQFLRSRTFDVGIDQNILNQKLILKAGYFHNQFNHQIDFIDSGTLLKVFRIDTSAAKLYGAELNTLAYRAQGFEGELQFQPTSHILLRGGYTYLTSLVEQSFSTDAAYNGTLAENPNLPGIPIGSSYPLVGQRPFRRPPQTGFFTASYTVTKWSAALKGAFSSRSDDSTFLSYSDINSDNTLLLPNRNLDFGYAKLDAYGTYNATKHITAFAELGNLLSQQHIGPIGYPGLPFTFRAGIKARLGGY; encoded by the coding sequence ATGCCTACGACCATGTGCCGCATTGCGGCCGTGCCTTCACGTCTAAAGAGCCTTCTTGCGCTCACACTTCTCATCGCTGCCATTCCAGCCAAGGCCGTTGTCGTGCGCGGCACCGTCTCTGATCCGCTGGGCGCCGTCATCCCTGCAGCACGCGTTCAACTCATTGCGGGAACCACAGTCGCTGCCTCCGCTGTGACCGGCCCTGATGGCTCCTTCGAGATCCGCAGCACCGCCTCCGGACGCTTCGTTCTCCTCACCTCTGCCGCCGGCTTCGCGCTAGGCATCGGCCAGGACTTCTACGGTGGACGCACCGACATCGTCACCCGGAGGGTCACTCTTGAGATTGCTACCGTCACCGCGCGGGTCACGGTCACGGCCACTGGAATCCCCACGCCGCTCCAGCAGGCGAGCAGCGCCATCAGTCTCATCCCTTCGGCCGATCTCGCCACCCGCGTCGGCATCGTCGACGATCTTCGCCAGTCTCCCGGCCAGGTTGCCGTTCAGAGCGGCCAGTACGGCGGGGTCGCCTCTCTCTTTGTCCGTGGTGGAAACTCAGACGCCAACAAGGTCCTCGTCGACGGCATCACCTCGGAGGATGTTGGCGGTCGCTTCGATTTTGGCACCGTCTCCTCCACCGCGCTTAGCGACATCGAGATATACCGCGGCCCGGACTCCGTTCTCTACGGCTCCGACGCCGGAGCCTCCGTCGTCAACCTCGCGACGCCCCGCGGAAGCTCTCTCCGCCCTGTCGTTAACTACTCCGGCGACGCCGGAAACTTCTCCACCTACCGCAACGAAGTCGCCCTCTCCGGCGCGCATAGCCGTCTCGACTACTACGCCGCCTTCTCCCGCTTCGACACCTCCAACGCGCTCCCGCTGGACAAGTACCACTCCGGCACCGCAGCCGCGAACATCGGCTACAACTTCACCGGCAACACGCAGCTCCGCTTCACCATCCGCAACGCCGACTCCGCCACCGGTGTCCCCAGCGCTCACGACTTCTTCGGCATCTCCGCCGCCGGTAAACAGGGCGATCAGGACACCTACTCCGGGGCCACTCTCGAAAATCGCCACAACAAGTGGCACAATCTCGTCCGCTACGGCATCGCCCGCAAGCGCGAGCAACTCACCCAGTTCTACCCCGTAGGCGAGCCCATCACTGCGTTCGGATTCACCACCTGGTTTGGCAATACGGTCACCATCCGCGGAGCCAACGGCTACTCGGCCACCGGCCGGGCTGCGATCAACTACGGCAGCAGAGACACCTATCCTCAGGCTCAGAGCGACGATCAGGCGTCCAACCGCGACGAGCTCTACTTCCAGTCCGACTACACCTTCTCGCCGCACTTCATCGCGCTGCTCGGTTTCCGTTATGAGGACGAGCGCGGCTCCTTCAACGACCCCGGCTTCTTCGAGTTCGACAAGATCCAGCGCACCAACTTCGAGTACACCCTCCAGTTTCAGGGCGACATCAAGAACCGCCTCTTCTACTCGCTTGGCGGAGCCATCGAGCGCAACAACCTCTACGGCACAGCAGGCACTCCGCGCTTCGGCCTCGCCTGGGTTCCCGTGCGCCCCGGCCCGCGCCTCCTGCATGGCACAAAGCTCCGCGCCAACGCTGCTACCGGCGTGCAGGAGCCCTCGCTCTCCATCCAGTTCACCTCGCTCTACCAGCAGCTCCTCAATACACAAGGCGGTTCCGCTCTTATTGCCGCCTACAACGTCAGGCCCATCCAATTCCTCCGCTCCCGCACCTTCGACGTTGGCATCGACCAGAACATCCTCAACCAGAAGCTCATTCTCAAAGCCGGCTACTTCCACAACCAGTTCAATCACCAGATCGACTTCATCGACTCCGGCACGCTGCTGAAGGTCTTCAGAATCGACACCAGCGCCGCCAAGCTCTACGGAGCCGAGCTCAACACCCTCGCCTATCGCGCCCAGGGCTTCGAGGGCGAACTCCAGTTCCAGCCCACCAGCCACATCCTCTTACGCGGCGGCTACACCTACCTTACCTCGCTGGTCGAACAGTCCTTCTCCACCGACGCCGCCTACAACGGTACGCTGGCCGAGAACCCAAACCTCCCCGGCATCCCCATCGGCTCGTCCTATCCCCTCGTCGGCCAGAGGCCCTTCCGCCGTCCCCCGCAGACTGGCTTCTTCACCGCCAGCTACACCGTCACAAAGTGGAGTGCGGCCCTCAAGGGAGCCTTCTCCAGCCGCTCCGACGACTCCACCTTCCTCTCCTACTCCGACATCAATAGTGACAACACGCTGCTGCTGCCCAACCGTAACCTCGACTTCGGCTACGCCAAGCTCGACGCTTACGGAACCTACAACGCAACCAAACACATCACCGCCTTCGCCGAACTGGGCAATCTCCTCTCCCAGCAGCATATTGGTCCCATCGGCTACCCAGGCCTGCCATTCACCTTCCGAGCAGGTATCAAGGCAAGGCTGGGAGGTTACTAA
- a CDS encoding quinone oxidoreductase family protein, with product MQVIQILKPGGPEALTLRDLPTPTPGPGEALIRIEASGVNFIDVYLREGRYPAPLPYTLGQEAAGTIVALGDPDPKAVPGQPAFQPGDRVAWCSVPGTYAQLAIAPVSSLIAIPDSLTTQQAAAAMLQGMTAHYLAHSAYPIHRGDEILVHAGAGGVGLLLTQIAKSLGARVITTVSNEEKAELSREAGADEVIFYTREDFAARVKQLAPAGLAAVYDSVGKTTFEKSLEVLRRRGTMVLYGGSSGPVPPFDLIRLSTMGSLFVTRPTLKDYTATRAELESRAGDIFRGIANGSLKLRLEHTYPLTDAARAHRDLEARLTTGKLLLVP from the coding sequence ATGCAAGTCATCCAGATCCTCAAGCCAGGCGGGCCCGAGGCCCTCACACTCCGCGATCTTCCTACGCCAACCCCCGGCCCCGGCGAAGCGCTCATTCGCATCGAAGCCTCCGGTGTCAACTTCATCGACGTCTACCTTCGTGAAGGCCGCTATCCCGCGCCGCTGCCTTACACCCTTGGCCAGGAGGCCGCGGGAACCATCGTCGCCCTCGGCGACCCCGACCCCAAAGCCGTCCCCGGTCAGCCCGCGTTCCAGCCCGGCGACCGCGTCGCCTGGTGCAGCGTCCCCGGAACCTACGCGCAGCTAGCCATCGCGCCTGTCTCCAGCCTCATCGCCATTCCTGACTCTCTCACGACTCAGCAAGCAGCCGCGGCGATGCTCCAGGGCATGACCGCCCACTACCTCGCCCACTCGGCCTATCCCATCCACCGCGGCGACGAGATCCTCGTCCACGCCGGTGCCGGAGGCGTCGGCCTCCTCCTCACACAGATCGCGAAATCTCTCGGAGCCCGCGTCATCACCACCGTCTCCAACGAGGAGAAGGCCGAGCTCTCCCGCGAAGCTGGAGCCGACGAGGTTATTTTCTACACGCGCGAAGACTTCGCTGCCCGCGTCAAGCAACTCGCTCCCGCTGGCCTTGCCGCAGTCTACGACTCCGTCGGCAAGACCACGTTCGAAAAGTCCCTCGAAGTCCTCCGCCGCCGTGGAACCATGGTTCTCTACGGAGGCTCCAGCGGCCCCGTCCCTCCCTTCGACCTCATCCGGCTCTCGACTATGGGCTCGCTCTTCGTTACACGCCCCACTCTTAAGGACTACACCGCGACCCGCGCCGAGCTTGAATCCCGCGCCGGCGACATCTTCCGTGGCATCGCCAACGGCTCCCTCAAGCTGCGCCTCGAACACACCTACCCGCTCACCGATGCTGCCCGGGCACACCGCGACCTCGAGGCCCGCCTCACCACAGGCAAGCTCCTTCTGGTCCCCTGA
- a CDS encoding glycosyltransferase family 2 protein: protein MPKYSIVVPFHNEEDSVTTLYDRLKATMEQVGDTFELVFVDDGSSDRTYRLLEEIAAVDSRVLVVKLRRNFGQTSALAAGFDHAQGDFILAMDGDLQHSPHEIPNFLAKLEEGYDVVSGWRAQRGDNFIMRRIPSRAANWLMASLSGVNIHDFGTTFKAYRREVIHNIPLYGEMHRFIPALASWYGASICEIPISNPPRDSGKSHYGISRTFRVFFDLLTIRFLLKYMTRPLHFFGSIGALGVVSGSLLAMWLLVLKVVTGQHIMDIHGPIFVIAGIMILAGIQMIGIGLLGELQVRHFHTASHRAPYTIDRVIRLRSEESLLQ, encoded by the coding sequence GTGCCCAAATATTCTATCGTCGTCCCATTTCACAACGAAGAGGATAGCGTCACAACCCTCTACGACCGCCTCAAGGCGACGATGGAACAGGTCGGCGATACCTTCGAGCTCGTCTTCGTCGACGACGGCTCCAGCGACCGCACGTATCGTCTCCTCGAAGAGATCGCCGCTGTAGATTCCCGTGTTCTCGTCGTGAAGCTGCGCCGCAACTTCGGCCAGACGTCGGCGCTCGCCGCCGGCTTCGACCACGCCCAGGGCGACTTCATCCTCGCCATGGACGGCGACCTGCAGCACTCTCCTCACGAGATCCCCAACTTCCTCGCCAAGCTCGAGGAAGGCTACGACGTCGTCAGCGGCTGGCGTGCCCAGCGCGGTGACAACTTCATCATGCGCCGCATCCCGTCGCGCGCCGCCAACTGGCTCATGGCCTCGCTGAGCGGAGTCAACATCCACGACTTCGGTACCACCTTCAAAGCATACCGCCGCGAGGTCATCCACAACATCCCCCTCTACGGCGAGATGCACCGCTTCATCCCCGCGCTCGCTTCATGGTACGGCGCCAGCATCTGCGAGATTCCCATCTCGAACCCCCCGCGTGACTCCGGCAAGAGCCATTACGGCATCTCCCGCACCTTCCGGGTCTTCTTCGACCTGCTGACCATACGGTTCCTGCTGAAGTACATGACGCGCCCGTTGCACTTCTTCGGCTCCATCGGAGCGCTCGGTGTAGTGTCGGGCTCTCTGCTCGCTATGTGGCTGCTCGTGCTCAAGGTCGTCACCGGCCAGCACATCATGGATATCCACGGTCCGATCTTCGTCATCGCCGGCATCATGATCCTCGCCGGCATCCAGATGATAGGCATCGGACTGCTGGGCGAACTGCAGGTGCGGCACTTCCACACGGCCTCGCATCGCGCTCCGTACACGATTGATCGCGTCATCCGCCTGCGGTCCGAAGAGAGCCTTCTCCAGTAA
- a CDS encoding L-asparaginase family protein, producing the protein MSPLRGVVGVTAYGKDDWYNTPVWKHTSQSEFDISNVTKLPRVDIVFADADMEPDLIDASVNAGAKGIVIAGVGNGNMNKVSVEAAARAVKKGVVVVRSSRVATGMVDRNVEVNDDELGFIASDELNPQKSRILLSLALLKPESPSQIQQLFRTY; encoded by the coding sequence ATGTCGCCCTTGCGGGGAGTAGTTGGAGTCACGGCCTACGGCAAGGACGATTGGTACAACACGCCAGTGTGGAAGCACACCTCGCAAAGCGAATTTGACATCTCAAACGTCACGAAACTGCCGCGTGTCGATATCGTTTTCGCGGACGCCGACATGGAACCAGACTTGATCGACGCGAGTGTCAATGCCGGTGCGAAAGGAATTGTCATTGCCGGTGTAGGCAACGGCAATATGAACAAAGTCTCGGTCGAAGCGGCAGCACGCGCCGTTAAGAAAGGTGTAGTCGTGGTTCGCAGCAGCCGCGTCGCGACGGGAATGGTCGACCGCAACGTGGAAGTAAACGATGATGAGCTCGGATTCATCGCTTCCGATGAGCTGAATCCGCAGAAATCAAGAATCCTTCTGTCATTAGCACTGCTGAAGCCCGAATCGCCTTCGCAGATTCAACAGTTATTCAGGACCTACTGA